The following coding sequences lie in one Prevotella nigrescens genomic window:
- a CDS encoding Abi family protein — MSHKKPRSVEEQIGILKQRGMTFRNEGSAHILLKNVSYYRLKSYWWDMQQDKTEHIFYKGSCFEDVMARYLFDKELRLVLFDAIETIEIALRTKMIYYLSLSFGGLFYTDRSIFVDEDRHKKHLGELMKEFMRSCEIFAKDYKKKYGIWEKGEIVGLVQQPEAWIIFETATFGTLSKMYKNLQHQLPEKAKIAKDFNLNKHNELASWLEAISYLRNIVAHHSRIWSRNMVKRPMEIKKPIGKWLKGQLTEDAKKRPYLIITAMLYLCNAIGMGEKYKEKIVTLIKNNPQISIYKIGFPMDWFDEDIWK; from the coding sequence ATGAGCCATAAAAAACCACGTTCTGTTGAAGAACAAATAGGAATTTTGAAACAAAGAGGTATGACATTCAGAAACGAAGGGTCTGCCCATATCCTATTAAAAAATGTCAGTTATTACCGCTTAAAAAGCTATTGGTGGGATATGCAGCAAGATAAGACAGAGCATATTTTCTATAAAGGTTCTTGCTTTGAAGACGTAATGGCACGCTACTTGTTCGATAAAGAGTTGCGACTTGTTCTGTTTGATGCGATAGAAACCATAGAAATTGCTTTGCGCACAAAGATGATTTATTACCTTTCTCTTTCATTTGGTGGTCTATTTTATACAGATAGAAGTATTTTTGTAGATGAAGACAGGCACAAAAAGCACTTAGGAGAATTGATGAAAGAATTTATGCGTAGCTGTGAAATATTTGCGAAAGACTACAAGAAGAAGTATGGAATATGGGAAAAAGGTGAGATTGTAGGTCTGGTACAGCAGCCGGAAGCATGGATTATATTCGAAACGGCAACATTCGGAACACTTTCAAAGATGTATAAAAATCTTCAACACCAACTGCCAGAAAAGGCAAAAATAGCCAAAGACTTTAATCTTAACAAGCATAATGAACTTGCAAGCTGGCTCGAAGCAATATCGTACTTGAGGAATATTGTAGCTCATCATTCCAGAATATGGAGCAGGAATATGGTAAAACGACCGATGGAAATTAAAAAACCTATAGGTAAATGGTTGAAAGGACAACTTACGGAAGATGCAAAAAAGAGGCCATACCTTATTATTACAGCTATGCTTTATCTGTGCAATGCCATTGGAATGGGAGAAAAATATAAGGAAAAGATTGTTACTTTAATCAAAAACAATCCCCAAATATCAATATATAAAATTGGTTTTCCTATGGATTGGTTCGATGAAGACATTTGGAAGTAG
- a CDS encoding DUF2149 domain-containing protein, with protein sequence MRRRQIRLGHDEDDDPMSVVSNLFDAAMVFAVALMVALVTHYKMTEMFSTEDFTVVKNPGKQNMEIISKKGKQIERYTPSKNQDAKSSNKGKRVGTAYQLENGEIIYIPDE encoded by the coding sequence ATGAGAAGACGACAAATAAGACTTGGGCACGACGAGGACGACGACCCAATGAGCGTTGTCAGCAACCTCTTCGATGCGGCAATGGTGTTTGCTGTGGCACTTATGGTGGCGCTTGTTACCCACTATAAGATGACAGAAATGTTCAGTACGGAAGACTTTACCGTGGTAAAGAATCCCGGAAAGCAGAACATGGAGATTATTTCGAAGAAGGGAAAGCAGATAGAACGCTACACTCCGTCGAAAAATCAGGACGCCAAATCGAGCAATAAGGGCAAGCGAGTGGGCACAGCCTACCAGCTTGAGAATGGCGAAATTATTTATATCCCGGACGAATAG